A single region of the Buteo buteo chromosome 18, bButBut1.hap1.1, whole genome shotgun sequence genome encodes:
- the CCDC169 gene encoding coiled-coil domain-containing protein 169 isoform X4 produces the protein MREGGERRGAEPDRLALELGRERRKKQMLETSMFELRNTVTELEKRLSSVDDEGSEWKTRYETQVELNRQLERQINILQDKMELIHGNPAGRNKLSIVRTFDQMPVGSLKEVLKELEEEKKSLQNQLKDYELRLEQESKAYHKANDERRTYLSEILQTSATLQIVERQKTDALTGKGENQILRGRYSVPGNPKMVNPQKGSIKKTVGVKQLPRLKD, from the exons atGAGGGAAGGCGGCGAGCGGCGGGGGGCAGAGCCCGACCGCCTGGCGCTGGAGCTGGGGCGGGAGAGGCGGAAGAA GCAAATGCTTGAAACCTCAATGTTTGAACTAAGAAACACTGtaacagaactggaaaaaagacTTAGCAGTGTTGACGATGAAG gtaGTGAATGGAAAACCAGATATGAGACACAAGTAGAATTGAACAGACAGCTGGAAAGGCAAATTAATATTCTTCAAGACAAGATGGAGCTTATTCATGGAAATCCAGCAGGAAGAA ATAAATTGTCCATTGTTCGCACCTTTGATCAAATGCCTGTG GGTTCCTTAAAGGAGGTTCTTAAAGAActagaagaagagaagaaaagtctCCAGAACCAGCTAAAAGACTATGAACTTAGACTGGAACAAGAATCAAAG GCTTACCACAAAGCTAATGATGAACGGCGCACGTACCTCTCAGAGATCTTACAG ACCTCAGCGACACTTCAAATTGTTGAAAGGCAAAAAACAGATGCTCTGACTGGCAAGGGAGAAAACCAGATATTGAG agggaGGTACAGTGTTCCAGGAAACCCGAAGATGGTTAATCCTCAAAAAGGATCGATTAAAAAGACTGTAGGAGTGAAGCAGCTTCCAAGGCTAAAGGACTGA
- the CCDC169 gene encoding coiled-coil domain-containing protein 169 isoform X5 — protein MREGGERRGAEPDRLALELGRERRKKQMLETSMFELRNTVTELEKRLSSVDDEGSEWKTRYETQVELNRQLERQINILQDKMELIHGNPAGRNKLSIVRTFDQMPVGSLKEVLKELEEEKKSLQNQLKDYELRLEQESKAYHKANDERRTYLSEILQTSATLQIVERQKTDALTGKGENQILRVPLLEKDIETLSVIVRVCKVMSVHCSNEQGEKEGGTVFQETRRWLILKKDRLKRL, from the exons atGAGGGAAGGCGGCGAGCGGCGGGGGGCAGAGCCCGACCGCCTGGCGCTGGAGCTGGGGCGGGAGAGGCGGAAGAA GCAAATGCTTGAAACCTCAATGTTTGAACTAAGAAACACTGtaacagaactggaaaaaagacTTAGCAGTGTTGACGATGAAG gtaGTGAATGGAAAACCAGATATGAGACACAAGTAGAATTGAACAGACAGCTGGAAAGGCAAATTAATATTCTTCAAGACAAGATGGAGCTTATTCATGGAAATCCAGCAGGAAGAA ATAAATTGTCCATTGTTCGCACCTTTGATCAAATGCCTGTG GGTTCCTTAAAGGAGGTTCTTAAAGAActagaagaagagaagaaaagtctCCAGAACCAGCTAAAAGACTATGAACTTAGACTGGAACAAGAATCAAAG GCTTACCACAAAGCTAATGATGAACGGCGCACGTACCTCTCAGAGATCTTACAG ACCTCAGCGACACTTCAAATTGTTGAAAGGCAAAAAACAGATGCTCTGACTGGCAAGGGAGAAAACCAGATATTGAG AGTGCCTTTACTTGAGAAAGACATTGAAACCCTGTCTGTTATCGTTAGAGTATGTAAAGTGATGTCTGTCCACTGTAGTAatgaacagggagaaaaag agggaGGTACAGTGTTCCAGGAAACCCGAAGATGGTTAATCCTCAAAAAGGATCGATTAAAAAGACTGTAG